One window of the Sulfitobacter alexandrii genome contains the following:
- a CDS encoding fatty acid desaturase family protein, translating into MTPGKAYLDTDTIRALAARTDAMGVWLVAHCWGVIAGSVALFAVWPNPLTALLAIVLIGSRQLGLAILMHEAAHNALFKTRWLNEFAGEWLCGRPILAELGSYRHYHLTHHRYTQTDKDPDLVLSSKFPTTRDSLRRKFIRDLTGQTGLRQLVGQIVMSFRLAGDDDAIEAANQDAAQAFKARDLWKSLPVFIGVALAMSLAGEWWYGLLFWLLPYLTWFQLVLRIRNIAEHGATEQSDNPLQNVRTTHAGPVARALVAPYWVNYHLEHHMVMHVPCWRLPRMHKALRDAGIGDRMRVSPNYGHALAEAGW; encoded by the coding sequence ATGACACCCGGAAAGGCATACTTGGATACCGACACCATCCGTGCGCTGGCCGCGCGTACGGATGCCATGGGGGTATGGCTGGTCGCCCACTGCTGGGGGGTGATCGCGGGTTCCGTCGCGCTCTTCGCTGTCTGGCCAAACCCGCTGACCGCGCTTCTTGCGATCGTCCTGATCGGTTCGCGCCAGCTGGGACTCGCCATCCTGATGCACGAAGCGGCCCACAATGCGCTGTTCAAGACCCGGTGGCTCAACGAATTCGCGGGCGAATGGCTTTGCGGCAGGCCCATCCTCGCCGAGCTTGGCAGCTACCGGCATTATCACCTTACCCATCACCGCTACACCCAGACGGACAAGGATCCCGATCTGGTTCTGTCTTCCAAGTTTCCGACAACGCGCGACAGCCTCAGACGGAAATTCATCCGTGACTTGACGGGCCAGACCGGCCTGCGGCAACTGGTCGGGCAGATCGTGATGTCCTTTCGTCTGGCCGGAGACGACGATGCCATCGAGGCCGCCAATCAGGACGCGGCACAGGCGTTCAAGGCGCGCGACCTGTGGAAGTCGCTGCCCGTCTTCATCGGCGTCGCCCTGGCGATGAGCCTTGCCGGCGAATGGTGGTACGGCCTCCTGTTCTGGCTGCTGCCCTACCTCACCTGGTTCCAGTTGGTTCTGCGCATCCGCAACATTGCCGAACACGGGGCCACCGAACAGTCCGACAACCCCCTGCAGAACGTCCGCACGACCCACGCAGGGCCCGTCGCGCGTGCGCTCGTCGCGCCCTACTGGGTCAACTACCACCTCGAACACCACATGGTCATGCATGTTCCCTGCTGGCGTCTGCCCCGTATGCACAAGGCCCTGCGCGACGCAGGCATCGGTGACCGGATGCGCGTCTCTCCCAATTATGGCCACGCCCTCGCCGAAGCGGGCTGGTAG
- a CDS encoding PepSY domain-containing protein: MRKFALITLIALASPALAEDVSMDSKLGNTMEEVQASLAAMGYEVRKAEMEDGKIEVYFVRDGKMGEVYVSPETGAVTKLELKG; this comes from the coding sequence ATGCGCAAATTCGCACTCATCACCCTCATCGCCCTCGCCTCACCGGCTCTTGCCGAGGACGTCTCGATGGACAGCAAGCTCGGCAACACCATGGAGGAAGTGCAGGCGTCGCTTGCCGCCATGGGCTACGAAGTCCGCAAGGCCGAAATGGAAGACGGCAAGATCGAGGTCTACTTCGTGCGCGACGGAAAAATGGGCGAGGTCTATGTCAGCCCCGAAACCGGCGCGGTCACCAAGCTCGAACTCAAGGGCTGA
- a CDS encoding cytochrome b/b6 domain-containing protein — protein MVASTHPTHGRKGAREVSVWDPLVRLIHWGLALAILVNGALADGESRTHALIGYIALSLLAMRMLWALIGPPNARFSAFPPSPLRALRHARAMFGGDRRVHLSHNPIGALMVYNLWLSVLAIGVTGYMMTTLAYFGVDWVEKAHETIFDWLLISVALHVAGVAFDTWHSGINLVKAMVNGRKTIPEGKDIA, from the coding sequence GTGGTGGCTTCCACACATCCGACCCACGGGCGCAAGGGCGCCCGTGAGGTTTCGGTCTGGGATCCGCTTGTCAGGCTGATCCACTGGGGCCTCGCCCTGGCGATCCTCGTCAACGGCGCGCTGGCGGACGGCGAAAGCCGCACCCACGCTTTGATCGGCTACATCGCCCTCAGCCTTCTGGCGATGCGCATGCTCTGGGCGCTGATCGGCCCGCCGAACGCCCGTTTCTCCGCTTTTCCGCCCAGCCCGCTGCGCGCCCTTCGCCATGCCCGGGCGATGTTCGGCGGTGACCGGCGCGTGCACCTGTCGCACAACCCGATCGGCGCCCTGATGGTCTACAACCTCTGGCTCAGCGTGCTTGCCATCGGGGTCACCGGCTACATGATGACGACCCTCGCCTACTTTGGCGTCGACTGGGTGGAAAAGGCACATGAAACGATATTCGACTGGCTGCTGATCTCGGTGGCCCTGCACGTGGCCGGCGTGGCCTTCGACACCTGGCACTCCGGTATCAATCTGGTGAAAGCGATGGTAAACGGGCGCAAGACGATCCCCGAAGGAAAAGACATCGCATGA
- a CDS encoding helix-turn-helix transcriptional regulator has product MKRARKSPWNGERRATVLAGLILLQALCALFFIGDAIEDFREDGQFDNPHLMIEAAAALALVAGVVFLMVELRGLLSRMSDMQIGLDIAHGHLTDVIEAFFEAWALTPAERDVAIMILKGLDNENIARVRNTASGTVRAQAASIYAKSRTDGRAQFISLFVEELMAAGDTAADRNPRGAA; this is encoded by the coding sequence ATGAAAAGGGCGCGCAAGTCGCCATGGAACGGAGAGAGGCGCGCGACGGTGCTTGCGGGCCTCATCCTGCTTCAGGCCCTCTGTGCGCTGTTCTTCATCGGCGACGCGATCGAGGATTTCCGGGAGGACGGCCAGTTCGACAATCCGCACCTGATGATCGAGGCAGCCGCGGCGCTGGCGCTGGTCGCCGGGGTCGTCTTCCTCATGGTCGAACTGCGCGGCCTGCTGTCGCGCATGTCCGACATGCAGATCGGGCTGGATATCGCGCATGGCCACCTCACCGACGTCATCGAAGCCTTTTTCGAGGCGTGGGCCCTGACCCCGGCCGAACGGGACGTGGCGATCATGATCCTCAAGGGGCTGGACAACGAGAACATCGCACGGGTCCGCAACACCGCTTCCGGCACCGTCCGCGCGCAGGCGGCGAGCATCTATGCCAAGTCACGCACCGACGGACGCGCCCAGTTCATCAGCCTTTTCGTCGAGGAACTCATGGCCGCGGGCGACACCGCCGCTGACCGGAACCCGCGCGGCGCGGCCTGA
- a CDS encoding SDR family NAD(P)-dependent oxidoreductase, with protein sequence MSFSITGKTAIVTGAANGIGLSIARHLADAGANVMCADADEKKLMEELGSEREDGNIRVFAGDLRQRLTIANLISATIDAFDQVDILVNASRQVMTTDALDVEDSSVDTLLEQNLMTALRLTQAVARRMIKQADPEAKGQVGSIINLSSTACKQTRPELMAYAIAASAVQQMTRSMALSLAEHRIRVNAISFGSVMSASLRSALAENREWRDDIRSNTPLGRIASPNELCEAVQFLAADSSAFMTGEVMVIDGGRTLLDAVTAPAH encoded by the coding sequence ATGTCTTTTTCGATTACCGGCAAGACCGCTATCGTCACCGGTGCCGCCAACGGCATCGGGCTGTCCATCGCCCGCCATCTGGCGGATGCCGGCGCGAACGTGATGTGCGCCGATGCGGACGAGAAGAAGCTGATGGAAGAACTGGGCAGCGAACGGGAAGATGGCAACATCCGCGTGTTCGCGGGCGACCTGCGCCAGCGGCTGACGATCGCCAACCTGATTTCCGCCACCATCGACGCCTTCGACCAGGTGGATATCCTCGTCAACGCATCGCGGCAGGTCATGACCACCGATGCGCTGGACGTGGAGGATTCATCCGTCGATACGCTGCTGGAGCAGAACCTGATGACCGCGCTGCGCCTGACGCAGGCGGTGGCGCGGCGGATGATCAAGCAGGCCGACCCGGAGGCGAAGGGGCAGGTGGGGTCGATCATCAACCTCAGCTCCACCGCGTGCAAGCAGACCCGGCCCGAGTTGATGGCCTATGCCATCGCGGCCTCTGCCGTGCAGCAGATGACCCGGTCCATGGCGCTGTCGCTGGCGGAACACCGGATCAGGGTGAACGCGATCTCGTTCGGTAGCGTCATGAGCGCCTCGTTGCGGTCGGCGCTGGCAGAGAACCGCGAATGGCGGGACGACATCCGCAGCAATACGCCGCTGGGGCGCATCGCCTCTCCGAACGAGCTGTGCGAGGCGGTGCAGTTTCTCGCGGCGGACAGCTCGGCCTTCATGACCGGCGAAGTCATGGTGATCGACGGCGGGCGTACCCTGCTCGACGCCGTGACCGCCCCGGCGCACTAG
- a CDS encoding class I SAM-dependent methyltransferase, which produces MIDARLDLALQGGLELPEEGLIAVFRPPQDARLPGIDRDRCHVVQDFKPLFDAWQERGYKAVRMVRDRYAAAVVCLPRAKSEARALIAAACGTCDGVVVIDGQKTQGIDSILREMRGRVTINGPISKAHGKLFWIDASATDFFADWAEVPSQTPGGFWTAPGVFSADAVDLASALLVDALPEKLGAEVADLGAGWGFLAAHVLTRESVQTVHLVEAGHSALECARHNVTDDRAKFHWEDATKWAPPHRMDSIVMNPPFHQGRAAEPQIGQAFVASAARLLQPNGNLWMVANRHLPYEAELKKSFGHVAELGGDARFKLFHASKPARAGR; this is translated from the coding sequence GTGATTGACGCACGTCTGGATCTGGCTCTTCAAGGCGGGCTCGAGCTGCCGGAAGAGGGGCTGATCGCCGTTTTCCGCCCCCCGCAGGACGCACGGCTGCCGGGTATCGACCGCGACCGATGCCACGTGGTGCAGGACTTCAAGCCGCTGTTCGATGCCTGGCAGGAGCGCGGCTACAAGGCGGTGCGCATGGTGCGGGACCGCTACGCTGCCGCCGTCGTCTGTCTGCCCCGCGCCAAGTCCGAGGCCCGCGCTCTGATCGCGGCGGCCTGTGGCACCTGCGACGGCGTCGTGGTGATCGACGGCCAGAAGACCCAAGGCATCGATTCCATCTTGCGCGAGATGCGGGGCCGGGTGACCATCAACGGCCCCATATCCAAGGCGCACGGCAAGTTGTTCTGGATCGACGCCTCCGCCACCGATTTCTTCGCGGACTGGGCCGAGGTGCCCTCGCAGACGCCCGGCGGATTCTGGACGGCGCCCGGCGTCTTTTCCGCCGATGCGGTCGATCTTGCATCGGCGCTGCTGGTCGATGCGCTGCCCGAGAAGCTGGGGGCCGAAGTGGCCGACCTCGGGGCGGGGTGGGGTTTCCTTGCCGCGCATGTCCTGACCCGCGAGAGCGTGCAGACGGTCCATCTGGTCGAGGCGGGGCACAGCGCCTTGGAGTGCGCGCGCCACAACGTCACCGACGACCGGGCCAAATTCCACTGGGAAGACGCGACCAAATGGGCGCCGCCCCACCGGATGGACAGCATCGTGATGAACCCGCCGTTTCATCAGGGCCGGGCCGCCGAACCGCAGATCGGTCAGGCCTTTGTCGCCTCTGCCGCGCGCCTGTTGCAGCCGAACGGCAATCTGTGGATGGTGGCGAACCGGCATTTGCCGTATGAAGCGGAACTGAAGAAGAGCTTTGGCCACGTCGCGGAACTGGGCGGGGACGCGCGCTTCAAGCTGTTTCATGCGTCCAAACCGGCGCGGGCCGGACGTTGA
- the clpS gene encoding ATP-dependent Clp protease adapter ClpS: protein MRPEEYMMADRSGDDGQTDLLTKTKPKTKRPPLYKVLLLNDDFTPMEFVVHVLERFFGLNHAQAFEIMLTVHKKGLAVVGVFSHEIAETKVAQVMDFARRHQHPLQCTMEKEE, encoded by the coding sequence ATGCGCCCTGAAGAATACATGATGGCGGACAGGTCGGGCGATGACGGTCAGACCGATCTGCTGACCAAGACCAAGCCCAAGACGAAGCGGCCGCCACTCTACAAGGTGTTGCTGCTGAACGACGACTTCACACCGATGGAGTTCGTCGTGCACGTGCTCGAGCGGTTTTTCGGCCTCAATCACGCGCAGGCGTTCGAGATCATGCTGACGGTCCACAAGAAGGGACTGGCGGTGGTCGGCGTGTTCAGCCACGAGATCGCGGAGACCAAGGTCGCGCAGGTCATGGATTTCGCACGCCGGCATCAGCACCCGCTGCAGTGCACGATGGAAAAAGAAGAATAG
- a CDS encoding HAD family hydrolase gives MAPSLTTIGFDADDTLWHNERFFALTQDHFAELLADHAEKPRLMERLTEAERRNLSHYGFGIKGFTLSMIETAIEVTDGRVPAAVIGKILDAGREMLSHPVELLPGVEDTLESLRHDHKLILITKGDLLDQMRKVEQSGLRDRFDAIEIVSHKTSAEYADIFGRHGTGADQGLMAGNSMASDVLPMLDAGGWGVLVPHTLTWALEHAAAPEAHPRFSEIADLSQLPDLVSGLKSSH, from the coding sequence ATGGCACCGTCCCTGACCACGATCGGCTTCGACGCCGACGACACGCTCTGGCACAACGAACGGTTCTTTGCCCTCACGCAGGACCACTTTGCCGAACTGCTGGCCGATCACGCGGAAAAACCCCGGCTGATGGAACGGCTGACAGAAGCGGAACGCCGGAACCTGTCGCACTACGGGTTCGGGATCAAGGGGTTCACGCTGTCCATGATCGAAACGGCGATCGAGGTGACGGACGGCCGGGTGCCCGCCGCCGTCATCGGCAAGATCCTCGATGCGGGGCGGGAAATGCTGTCCCACCCGGTCGAACTGCTGCCGGGGGTGGAGGACACCCTCGAATCGCTCCGCCACGACCACAAGCTGATCCTCATCACCAAGGGCGACCTTCTGGACCAGATGCGCAAGGTCGAACAGTCCGGGCTGCGCGACCGTTTCGATGCGATCGAAATCGTCTCGCACAAGACCTCGGCGGAATACGCCGACATCTTCGGCCGTCACGGCACGGGTGCCGATCAGGGCCTGATGGCGGGCAACTCCATGGCGTCCGATGTCCTGCCGATGCTGGACGCGGGCGGCTGGGGCGTGCTGGTGCCGCACACCCTGACCTGGGCGTTGGAACATGCCGCGGCACCGGAGGCCCACCCGAGGTTCTCCGAGATCGCGGACCTGTCGCAGCTTCCCGACCTCGTCAGCGGGTTGAAGTCATCCCACTGA
- a CDS encoding D-alanyl-D-alanine carboxypeptidase family protein, translating to MKARRIQPARFGLFFIAAFWLLVVLPLSAIAAPYAAYVIDARTGKVLHSQNADTRLHPASLTKMMTLYIAFEAIQRGEIGLDTEVTISKNAAAEPPSKLGLRPGQKIKLRYLIRAAAVKSANDAATAIGEAIEGSEAKFARRMNRTAKSLGMTRTTFKNMHGLTEAGHLSTAHDMTLMGRHLLYDYPQYYNLFSRITADAGVKKVSHTNRRFLSSYKGADGIKTGYTRAAGFNLTASAERGNERIIVTVFGGQSTAQRNAKVAELMDLGFRRAPSNAPLRKPQREMVYADVEDDTGDSAGGAGKTIRLVGAVKTSKRPQLRPGSAAPVLMAAADPVVSDADITAALKEAVQSPAISPPAPATAEGVVTLASAAKVSARPTIRPEAMVAAAAPAPVEQEVVSRVSTSGGRQWGVNLGRYPSRYAAEKVLLKTALAEMATLDGSLRKVVQRPQGFDANFLGMTRDSADLACRRLAARNINCFMIGPG from the coding sequence ATGAAGGCGCGGCGCATTCAGCCGGCCCGCTTCGGGCTATTTTTCATCGCGGCATTCTGGCTTCTCGTGGTCTTGCCGCTGAGCGCCATCGCAGCCCCCTATGCCGCCTACGTGATCGATGCCCGAACCGGCAAGGTCCTGCATTCCCAGAACGCGGACACCCGGCTTCACCCGGCCTCCCTGACCAAGATGATGACCCTCTACATCGCGTTCGAGGCGATCCAGCGCGGCGAGATCGGCCTTGATACCGAGGTCACGATCTCCAAGAACGCCGCCGCCGAACCGCCCAGCAAGCTGGGCCTGCGCCCCGGTCAGAAGATCAAGCTGCGTTACCTGATCCGCGCGGCCGCGGTGAAGTCGGCCAACGACGCCGCAACCGCCATCGGCGAAGCCATCGAAGGATCCGAGGCCAAGTTCGCCCGCCGCATGAACCGCACCGCCAAGTCGCTGGGCATGACGCGCACGACCTTCAAGAACATGCATGGCCTGACCGAAGCCGGGCACCTGTCGACCGCCCACGACATGACCCTGATGGGGCGTCACCTGCTCTACGATTATCCGCAGTACTACAACCTGTTCTCGCGCATCACCGCCGATGCCGGCGTCAAGAAGGTGAGCCACACCAACCGCCGCTTCCTGTCCTCCTACAAGGGCGCCGACGGGATCAAGACAGGCTATACCCGTGCCGCGGGCTTTAATCTCACCGCCTCCGCCGAACGGGGCAACGAGCGGATTATCGTGACCGTCTTCGGTGGCCAGTCCACCGCGCAGCGCAATGCGAAGGTCGCCGAACTGATGGACCTCGGCTTCCGCCGCGCGCCCTCCAACGCGCCGCTGCGCAAACCCCAGCGCGAGATGGTCTATGCCGATGTCGAGGATGACACGGGCGACAGCGCCGGTGGCGCAGGCAAGACGATCCGCCTCGTGGGCGCGGTCAAGACCTCCAAGCGGCCCCAACTGCGGCCCGGCAGCGCGGCCCCGGTTCTGATGGCCGCCGCCGATCCGGTGGTCAGCGACGCGGACATCACCGCCGCGCTCAAGGAAGCGGTGCAGAGCCCGGCCATCAGCCCGCCCGCCCCGGCCACCGCCGAGGGCGTCGTCACGCTGGCTTCTGCGGCGAAGGTGTCCGCACGGCCCACCATCCGGCCCGAAGCGATGGTGGCCGCGGCGGCCCCCGCCCCGGTCGAGCAGGAAGTCGTCAGCCGTGTCTCCACCTCCGGTGGGCGGCAATGGGGCGTCAACCTGGGCCGCTACCCCAGCCGCTATGCGGCGGAAAAGGTGCTGCTCAAGACCGCGCTGGCCGAAATGGCCACGCTTGACGGCAGCCTGCGCAAGGTCGTCCAGCGGCCGCAGGGCTTCGACGCGAACTTCCTCGGCATGACCCGCGACAGCGCGGATCTCGCCTGCCGCAGGCTGGCCGCCCGCAACATCAACTGCTTCATGATCGGGCCGGGCTGA
- a CDS encoding LysR family transcriptional regulator, with product MDWKSLPPLAALRAFSAFAQCGNVQAAGTALGVSHAAISQQLRTLEAHLDVALLDRSGRSMRLTPQGEVLAKALHAGFAAMIEAAQEITGARDARPLHISCTPTFAASWLMPRLPSFRAAHPEASLRLDPTPTLAELSPDGIDIAIRYGTGSWPGLETEVLMQSPMVVVAAPALVGEGPLPPVEELSGFPWLEEASTSESTDWLRRLGQGDMAPRALMQVPGNLLLDGARDGQGVAVTVHLFVARDIAAGRLRELYRADRPGSGYHLVTRPGVMRPALKDFVRWIRREAARDQAVSPARS from the coding sequence ATGGACTGGAAATCACTGCCGCCGCTGGCCGCGCTGCGCGCCTTTTCCGCCTTTGCCCAATGCGGCAACGTGCAGGCGGCGGGCACCGCGCTGGGGGTCAGCCATGCCGCGATCAGCCAGCAGTTGCGCACGCTCGAGGCGCATCTCGACGTGGCGCTGCTGGACCGGTCGGGGCGATCCATGCGGCTGACACCCCAGGGGGAGGTTCTGGCCAAGGCGCTGCACGCGGGCTTTGCCGCCATGATCGAGGCGGCGCAGGAGATCACCGGCGCCCGCGATGCCCGGCCCCTGCATATCTCGTGCACGCCGACGTTCGCCGCATCCTGGCTCATGCCGCGGTTGCCCTCCTTTCGCGCCGCGCATCCCGAAGCCAGCCTGAGGCTCGACCCGACACCGACACTGGCGGAGCTGTCGCCCGACGGGATCGACATCGCGATCCGCTACGGCACCGGGTCGTGGCCGGGCCTCGAGACGGAGGTGCTGATGCAGTCGCCCATGGTGGTGGTGGCGGCGCCGGCGCTGGTGGGGGAGGGGCCCCTGCCGCCGGTCGAGGAACTGTCGGGGTTTCCATGGCTGGAAGAGGCCAGCACATCGGAAAGCACGGACTGGCTGCGCCGCCTGGGGCAGGGGGACATGGCGCCACGGGCGCTGATGCAGGTGCCGGGCAACCTGCTGCTGGATGGGGCGCGGGACGGGCAGGGCGTTGCGGTGACGGTGCACCTGTTCGTGGCGCGGGACATCGCGGCGGGACGGTTGCGCGAGCTCTACCGTGCGGACAGGCCGGGGTCGGGGTATCACCTGGTGACGCGGCCCGGCGTGATGCGGCCCGCGTTGAAGGATTTCGTGCGCTGGATCCGCCGCGAGGCGGCCCGGGATCAGGCGGTCAGCCCGGCCCGATCATGA
- a CDS encoding ABC transporter ATP-binding protein produces the protein MSAPLLDVRDLNVSFRQDGALVHAVRGVSFAVERGETVALVGESGSGKSVSALSTVSLLGDSAEVSGSVTYDGQQMIGADAALLRKVRGNDISFIFQEPMTSLNPLHTIEKQLGESIALHQGLVGEDARGRILELLEKVGINDAQSRLGAYPHQLSGGQRQRVMIAMALANKPDVLIADEPTTALDVTIQAQILDLLKELKDSEGMGLLFITHDLGIVRRIADRVCVMQKGVIVEQGPTRDIFDNPQHPYTLKLLSAEPTGSPEPVPADAPEIVSTENLKVWFPIQRGLLRRTVGHVKAVNDTTLSVRAGETLGIVGESGSGKTTLALAIMRLIQSEGRITFMGEDVRKWSTRQLRRLRADMQIVFQDPFGSLSPRMTCFQIISEGLSIHGIGKGQDQRVLVHEVMEEVGLDPATMDRYPHEFSGGQRQRIAIARAMVLRPKLLVLDEPTSALDMTVQVQIVELLRNLQEKYGLAYLFISHDLRVVRAMSHNVLVMKRGDVIEYGPADDLYDNPQTDYTRTLLQAAT, from the coding sequence ATGAGCGCACCTCTTCTGGATGTCCGCGACCTGAACGTCTCGTTCCGGCAGGACGGGGCGCTGGTGCACGCGGTGCGCGGCGTGTCCTTTGCCGTCGAACGGGGCGAAACGGTCGCGCTGGTCGGCGAAAGCGGCTCGGGCAAGTCGGTTTCCGCGCTTTCGACGGTGTCGCTGCTGGGCGACAGCGCCGAGGTGTCCGGTTCCGTCACCTACGACGGGCAGCAGATGATTGGCGCGGATGCGGCGCTGTTGCGCAAGGTCCGGGGCAACGACATCAGCTTCATCTTTCAGGAGCCGATGACATCGCTCAACCCGCTTCACACCATCGAAAAGCAACTGGGCGAAAGCATCGCGTTGCACCAGGGACTGGTGGGGGAGGACGCGCGCGGCCGGATTCTCGAACTGCTGGAGAAGGTGGGCATCAACGATGCGCAAAGCCGGCTGGGCGCCTATCCGCACCAGCTGTCCGGCGGGCAGCGGCAGCGCGTGATGATCGCCATGGCGCTGGCCAACAAGCCGGACGTGCTGATCGCGGACGAGCCGACCACGGCGCTGGACGTGACCATTCAGGCGCAGATCCTCGACCTGCTGAAGGAACTCAAGGACAGCGAGGGCATGGGCCTGCTGTTCATCACGCACGATCTGGGCATCGTGCGGCGGATCGCCGACCGGGTCTGCGTGATGCAGAAGGGCGTGATCGTCGAGCAGGGGCCGACGCGCGACATCTTCGACAACCCGCAGCACCCCTATACGCTGAAACTGCTGAGCGCGGAGCCGACCGGCAGTCCCGAACCTGTTCCGGCTGACGCGCCCGAGATCGTATCGACCGAAAACCTCAAGGTCTGGTTTCCGATCCAGCGCGGCCTGTTGCGGCGTACCGTCGGCCACGTGAAGGCGGTGAACGACACGACGCTGTCCGTGCGCGCGGGCGAGACGCTGGGCATCGTGGGCGAGAGCGGGTCGGGCAAGACGACGCTGGCCCTCGCGATCATGCGGCTGATCCAGTCGGAGGGGCGGATCACCTTCATGGGCGAGGACGTGCGCAAGTGGTCCACCCGGCAGCTGCGCCGGTTGCGGGCGGACATGCAGATCGTTTTCCAGGATCCCTTCGGGTCGCTCAGCCCGCGGATGACCTGCTTCCAGATCATCTCGGAGGGCCTCAGCATTCACGGCATCGGCAAGGGTCAGGATCAGCGCGTGCTGGTGCACGAGGTGATGGAGGAAGTCGGGCTCGACCCCGCCACGATGGATCGCTATCCGCACGAATTCTCCGGCGGTCAGCGCCAGCGGATCGCAATCGCCCGCGCCATGGTGCTGCGGCCCAAGCTGCTGGTTCTGGACGAGCCGACGAGCGCGCTCGACATGACCGTTCAGGTCCAGATCGTCGAACTGCTGCGGAACCTGCAGGAGAAATACGGGCTGGCCTATCTGTTCATCAGTCACGATCTGCGGGTGGTGCGGGCCATGTCGCACAATGTGCTGGTGATGAAGCGGGGCGACGTGATCGAGTATGGGCCCGCGGACGATCTCTACGACAATCCCCAGACCGACTATACCCGGACCCTTCTGCAGGCCGCGACCTGA
- a CDS encoding ABC transporter permease, whose product MTKAPRGWLSPLNRRRWNNFRRNRRAYWSMWIFAVLFGISLFAEFVANDKPILVNYRGEYYMPIFNFYPETAFGGDFQTEAVYRDPEVKCLIATGGMDLCFDDPEGYYEDAQDGVIDGEQIRNGWSIWPVIPYSFNTAVDRPGAAPLPPNRQNWLGTDGTKRDVMARVIHGFRLSILFTLIVTGAATVIGIIAGALQGFFGGWLDLIFQRVIEIWSATPSIYVIIIMFAILGRSFWLLVFLLVLFSWTGLVGVVRAEFLRARNLEYVRAARALGVGNMTIMFRHMLPNAMVATLTFLPFIITGTISTLAILDFLGFGLPSSAPSLGELTLQAKQNLQAPWLAFTAFFTFAIMLSLLVFIFEGIRDAFDPRKTFS is encoded by the coding sequence GTGACCAAGGCGCCGCGGGGCTGGCTGTCGCCGCTGAACCGGCGGCGCTGGAACAATTTCCGCCGCAACCGCCGCGCCTATTGGTCGATGTGGATTTTCGCTGTGCTGTTCGGGATTTCGCTGTTCGCGGAGTTCGTGGCGAACGACAAGCCGATCCTCGTGAACTATCGCGGCGAGTATTACATGCCGATCTTCAATTTCTATCCCGAGACAGCGTTCGGCGGCGATTTCCAGACCGAGGCGGTCTATCGCGACCCCGAAGTGAAGTGTCTGATCGCCACCGGGGGCATGGACCTGTGTTTCGACGACCCCGAAGGCTATTACGAGGATGCCCAGGACGGGGTGATCGACGGCGAGCAGATCCGGAACGGCTGGTCGATCTGGCCGGTCATCCCCTATTCGTTCAACACCGCCGTGGACCGCCCCGGTGCCGCGCCGCTGCCGCCCAACCGGCAGAACTGGCTGGGCACCGACGGGACGAAGCGCGACGTCATGGCCCGAGTGATCCACGGCTTCCGCCTGTCGATCCTGTTCACCCTGATCGTCACGGGCGCCGCCACGGTGATCGGCATCATCGCCGGCGCCTTGCAGGGCTTTTTCGGCGGCTGGCTGGACCTGATCTTCCAGCGGGTGATCGAGATCTGGTCGGCGACGCCGTCGATCTACGTCATCATCATCATGTTCGCGATTCTGGGGCGCAGTTTCTGGCTGCTGGTGTTCCTGCTGGTCCTGTTTTCGTGGACCGGTCTCGTGGGCGTGGTGCGGGCCGAATTCCTGCGCGCCCGCAACCTGGAATACGTGCGGGCGGCGCGGGCGCTGGGGGTGGGGAACATGACCATCATGTTCCGGCACATGCTGCCCAACGCCATGGTCGCGACCCTGACCTTCCTGCCCTTCATCATCACCGGCACGATCAGCACACTGGCGATTCTCGACTTCCTCGGCTTCGGCCTGCCGTCCTCCGCCCCGTCGCTGGGCGAGTTGACCCTGCAGGCCAAGCAGAACCTCCAGGCGCCCTGGCTGGCCTTCACGGCCTTCTTCACCTTCGCCATCATGCTGTCGCTGCTGGTCTTCATCTTTGAAGGCATTCGCGACGCCTTTGACCCCAGAAAGACCTTCTCATGA